The following proteins are encoded in a genomic region of Chloracidobacterium sp.:
- a CDS encoding D-tyrosyl-tRNA(Tyr) deacylase has translation MRAVVQRVSRAKVMVDGEIVGKIDKGLLVLLGVAQTDTSADADYLADKIVNLRIFDDSNGKMELSLLDTKNSMLVVSQFTLYGDTRRGRRPSYIRAAGPERANELYEYFTDRARTYCPSVQTGRFQAMMDVELVNDGPVTILLDSERSI, from the coding sequence GTGAGAGCAGTGGTCCAGCGCGTCTCGCGTGCAAAGGTCATGGTCGATGGCGAGATCGTCGGCAAGATCGACAAAGGCCTGCTCGTCCTGCTTGGCGTTGCTCAGACAGATACATCTGCCGATGCCGACTATTTGGCGGATAAGATAGTCAACCTTCGGATCTTTGACGACTCGAACGGAAAGATGGAACTTTCACTCCTTGACACGAAAAACTCGATGCTTGTGGTCTCGCAGTTCACGTTGTACGGGGATACACGCCGCGGCCGGCGTCCTTCGTACATAAGGGCTGCCGGGCCGGAACGAGCTAACGAACTCTACGAATATTTCACCGATCGGGCTCGTACCTATTGTCCATCGGTTCAAACCGGACGCTTTCAAGCAATGATGGATGTCGAACTCGTCAACGACGGCCCTGTTACCATATTGCTGGACAGCGAGAGGTCTATCTGA
- a CDS encoding peptidylprolyl isomerase: MANRIAVIETNKGTIKFELLEDDAPKTTENFRLLAGKNYYDGVIFHRVIPNFMIQGGDPLGMGYGGESAWGGKFDDEIDRASDLYQGPYSKGTVAMANAGPHTNGSQFFIMHVDYPLPPSYSKFGRVTEGQDVVNTIAGVDRDPNDKPLEPVVMERVYIVEPE; encoded by the coding sequence GTGGCTAATAGAATTGCAGTTATAGAAACTAACAAAGGCACGATCAAGTTCGAATTGCTTGAGGACGATGCACCGAAAACGACGGAGAATTTTCGCCTGCTCGCCGGAAAGAACTATTACGACGGCGTTATTTTTCACCGCGTCATACCGAACTTTATGATCCAGGGCGGCGATCCGCTCGGCATGGGTTACGGAGGCGAATCTGCATGGGGCGGCAAGTTCGACGATGAGATCGATAGAGCATCCGACCTTTATCAAGGCCCATACTCTAAAGGAACCGTTGCAATGGCCAATGCAGGCCCTCACACGAACGGTTCACAGTTCTTCATAATGCATGTCGATTATCCGTTGCCGCCAAGCTATTCAAAATTCGGCAGGGTTACCGAAGGGCAGGATGTCGTGAACACGATCGCGGGCGTTGACCGCGACCCTAACGATAAGCCTCTGGAGCCGGTCGTGATGGAACGCGTGTACATCGTCGAGCCCGAGTGA